One segment of Candidatus Dormiibacterota bacterium DNA contains the following:
- a CDS encoding alkaline phosphatase family protein codes for MGPAAARHQSAAQHVLLLSVDGMHQTDLAFYIRAHPTSNLARLVRQGAEYTRAETPVPSDSFPGLTAQVTGGNPSSTGIWYDDSWNNVLLPAGTTDCAHAMPGVEVTYFEQLDKNPHALDAGQGLPGLPGSILNMTGNPRTVIDTSQLPVDPITCLPVFPHQYLRVNTIFEVVHNAGMRTAWSDKHAAYDLINGPSGTGVQDLFTPEINSDAPTPGSPGDWTSDNLLTQQYDSYKVQAVINEINGLDHSGTTVTGTPALFGMNFQTVSTAQKLPMSQGQPGGYLADGVTPGPVLMRALDYIDAKLGAMTSALQKQHLDRSTTIVLSAKHGQSPQEPSALTRIPDAPILAALNLAWKQAGHASDLVVMSVNDDAMVLWFSDHSNTAAMFAKNFLLNHSGTGNDINGNPKPYTASGLANAFAGEEAAAYFNVNRGDSRLPDLYGIVQHGTVYTGKKAKIAEHGGADPQDRNVLLIVSGGPVRHAVVTTAVETTQIAPTILQLLGLPANALQAVQIERTRALPTH; via the coding sequence ATGGGTCCGGCGGCTGCCAGGCATCAGTCCGCCGCCCAGCACGTGCTGCTCCTCTCCGTCGACGGCATGCACCAGACCGACCTCGCCTTCTACATCAGGGCGCATCCCACGTCGAATCTCGCCAGGCTGGTGAGGCAGGGCGCCGAGTACACCCGCGCGGAGACCCCGGTGCCCTCGGACTCGTTCCCCGGCCTCACCGCGCAGGTGACCGGCGGAAATCCCTCGTCGACCGGAATCTGGTACGACGACAGCTGGAACAACGTCCTGCTGCCCGCGGGCACCACCGACTGCGCGCACGCCATGCCCGGGGTCGAGGTCACCTACTTCGAGCAGCTCGACAAGAACCCGCACGCGCTCGACGCGGGCCAGGGGCTGCCCGGACTGCCCGGCAGCATCCTCAACATGACCGGCAACCCGCGCACGGTGATCGACACCAGCCAGCTGCCGGTCGATCCGATCACCTGCCTGCCGGTGTTCCCCCACCAGTACCTGAGGGTGAACACCATCTTCGAGGTGGTGCACAACGCCGGGATGCGCACCGCGTGGTCCGACAAGCACGCCGCATACGATCTCATCAACGGTCCCTCGGGCACCGGCGTGCAGGACCTCTTCACCCCCGAGATCAACAGCGACGCCCCCACCCCCGGCTCGCCCGGCGACTGGACGTCCGACAACCTGCTCACCCAGCAGTACGACAGCTACAAGGTCCAGGCGGTGATCAACGAGATCAACGGCCTCGATCACAGCGGCACCACCGTGACGGGCACCCCAGCCCTGTTCGGCATGAACTTCCAGACGGTCTCGACCGCGCAGAAGCTGCCGATGTCGCAGGGGCAGCCCGGCGGCTACCTCGCCGACGGCGTCACCCCCGGCCCGGTGCTGATGCGCGCGCTCGACTACATCGACGCCAAGCTCGGAGCGATGACCTCCGCGCTGCAGAAGCAGCACCTCGACAGGAGCACCACCATCGTGCTCTCGGCCAAGCACGGCCAGTCACCACAGGAGCCCTCGGCGCTCACCCGCATCCCCGACGCCCCGATCCTGGCCGCTCTGAACCTGGCCTGGAAGCAGGCCGGGCACGCCAGCGACCTGGTGGTGATGAGCGTCAACGACGACGCCATGGTGCTCTGGTTCAGCGACCACTCCAACACCGCGGCGATGTTCGCGAAGAACTTCCTCCTCAACCACAGCGGCACCGGCAACGACATCAACGGGAACCCCAAGCCGTACACCGCCTCCGGGCTCGCGAACGCCTTCGCCGGCGAGGAGGCCGCCGCCTACTTCAACGTCAACCGCGGCGACTCCCGCCTGCCCGACCTCTACGGCATCGTCCAGCACGGCACCGTCTACACCGGCAAGAAGGCGAAGATCGCCGAGCACGGCGGCGCCGACCCGCAGGATCGCAACGTCCTCCTGATCGTCTCCGGCGGCCCGGTCAGGCACGCCGTGGTCACCACCGCGGTGGAGACCACCCAGATCGCCCCCACCATCCTCCAGCTGCTCGGCCTGCCGGCGAACGCCCTCCAGGCGGTCCAGATCGAGCGCACCCGCGCCCTTCCCACGCACTGA